The sequence below is a genomic window from Saccopteryx leptura isolate mSacLep1 chromosome 10, mSacLep1_pri_phased_curated, whole genome shotgun sequence.
ttaaaaaaaaaaaaaaaaaaagtaacaggttATGTAATTGTTCAAAAAGTCTacacttttcattttgaataaccttaaaatattattaataatgaatAGCATATCCTTTGGGGacctatttgatttttttctaaacagCCCAAAGTATTTCAAGGTAAATGAGTAAtccagttttttttccccctgagggATGGGTAGGGCAAAAACAACCAGACAGCACTACACACGTATACCAAGAGAATAAGTAGCACTTAAATAGTGAGCAAACCGGTTCCccaagcagaaaaaaacaaatcctaAATCCAAATGCAATTCAATTGTAAAACCAGTAACGCTGGAGGGCTCCACTGGAGGGCCCAGAAAGAGAACCAGGTAAGCATCTTTCAAAGATGCAAACGTATAGCTGCCTtcgccttttaattttttttttaatttttttttatttaattttatttttttggtatttttccgaagccagaaatggggaggcagtcagacagactcccgcatatgcccaccagggggcgtcgctctgttgagaccagagccattctagcgcctgaggcagaggccacagagccatcctcagcgcccgggccaactttgctccaatggagcctcggctgcgggaggggaagagagagactgaaaagaaggagagggggaggggtggagaagcagatgggcgcttctcctgtgtgccctggccgggattcgaacccgggatcctgcacgccaggccgacgctctaccactgagccaaccggccagggcctgccgtGGCCTTTTAAGAGAACAAAAAACAACATCTGCATGCGGCACCGGGCGAAAGCAGCTCCAAACCGAGTCCTCAGAGGGAGCATTGCTGCAGGCCCAGGGttctccctccctgcccagggCTCTCGGCCACGTCGCACCCCAGCCTCCACCCACAGTATCAGCAGCGACTCACCCCCACAGTCCCCGTGGACGCGcctgcccagcccctcctccGCCTCCACCAATAGCAGTCGGCGGCCAGGCCACGTCAGCCAATCGGACGTCTGGGGCGTGGCCTCGCGACGCCGGCCTACCCCATCTACTCTCCGCGGGCAAGGGGCTGCAGACCGAAAAGGAGCTCCCTCTCCCAGCGTGGAGCGATCCCAACGTGTCCGCCTCCCACCTCTGTCACTCCGGGCATCCAACTGTAAGCGACGACCCGTAGCGTTCGCACCTCGTTCGGAGCGTCACGGGACCATGCCCCCGACTCTCCAAGGCCCCGGCAATTCCGCCCATCTCTACCCAGATACCACTGCAGCAGCACGACCTTTGCTCGTCGGTCCCAAGCGGTGGGCTgtatcccctcctccctcccctttccctggcAAGTCCCCAAGTCCCCGAGGGCCGCTGACCGCTGGCAGCCTCCCCGCGCCGGCAGTCCCGGACccctgccttcccttcccctcagTTTACCATAAGCGTTTCCACCCTGTCTCCGACATCTTGAGACTGCAGCAGCGCCGGGCGTGACTTCTCAATCATTGGAGGAGGCTGTGCACGCACCGGGCTCCGGGGGCCGTCGGTGGGAGCTCAGGGCCGGCCCTGGCGACTCTGGAGGAGAAGACGACGCGACGGCGGTAACCGGACGACGTTGCAAGCCGGGGGCTCTCTACGTCTGCACCCGTCGGGCCGGGACCTGCACGGTCCGGGGCTGCGCGCGTGCCTCCGGGATGCTGTAGGAGCCTGCACCCGGGAACGACTTGCGGCTTCTCACTTGCTCTGCAGCCACCGCGGCTCTGCTCTCCGGCACATTCTGCCCGGACTTCAGAACTGGAGACGATTAGGCTAACTGTGCCGGGTGGGTGGGGAAGGTCGCAGGAACTAGATGGAAACGTGGGATTTCACTTCCGGGGTCGGCCGCAGGTGCCCCGTAGCGCCACCTGGTAAAGACGTCCGGAACTGCAGGGGCCGCGCTTTCCCTGCCTCCCGAGTTTAGTTGGCGCTGCTGCAGGGAATTCTGTTCTGGGGACGAAGTCATCGTGTTTACCGTCGAGATACGGTAGGCAGCAACTTTCTGTGGCGCTTAGACTCTTGAAATGTGGCTATTATGACTGAGAAACTgaactctttattttattctcattaaCATTAAAAACTGAAGCTGTGTGGAATACTCTTCTGTTAAACGCTTGAGTTTTTGGGAGGCCCGCATTTCTCTTTAAGTGCTGAAATGTGAGCATCGGAATAGACCATGTGCTTCAAATTATCCACAcactggatttctttcttttttattttttaaagaataactttacaatttttttttttagttcactcGGGACAGTTTCTTAACAAGCAGTTTTTATATGCATAACTATTTACATTAAATGCAgcagttttaaaatacataactTTATTTACATTAAATGCACTAAAACAACTCAAAGAGCATGACAAAATTGCAAAGTTGATGCCATCATGGGACTTGCTTCCTAGTGGGTAATAAAAGGCAACATTAACTGTTGTACTTCCGTATcccaggtgctgttgtaaatgTTTCTCTGTTTTATCTCTTCTAATACTTACTATAATACATATGTTATCTCACTGATAGTTCAAGTTCATATTTTACCAACCGCACCCATATTATCCTGCATAGcctcccctcccagccagaaTCCAATGTAGGGTCATATACTTCCATTCGTGGTCCTGTCTCTTTGGTCAGCTTCAATCTGGACCACTTCTTCAGCCTTCTGTTGACAGACAAGCATATTCTTCACATATGACACATACAACCAGACACACCCAGAACTAAACTCTAGTTCTTTCTATCCTACTGCACACGACTGCTGTCACTGTCAGCTGCCGCGTGGTAGATAGGTGGCATCAGAACACCGCTTCATAACCCTCACGTAAATCAGAGCAAAGCACCGAACATTTCAAGTAAGCTGCCCAAAATCACAgggctgaaaaataaaatcacaaaatgaAATTTGCCCTTGCTACTTTTACCCTCCATTGGATTGGATCCTTATTGTCCTCACCTGGTCACTTTACCTCAGAAACTTCACTCAAAACAAAATGCTTTTACCTTatatacaaaaaccaaaaaaaacaaaaaaacattgaaatcagaattataacAACATTGAAAAGTGTTTGTGAGAAACTACTTTCCATATAAAATTTCAATAAgacattttaattctttcatcCTGCTGTGAAAAATGTAGCACAGTAAACTAATttgtagttaaaaaaataaagttgctcCAAATCACACCGctggcacaaaaaaataaagttgctcCAAATCACACTGCTGGCACAAAGCTGTGTGCTGTGCATTTTTCATTATAGTAACAATAATTAATCTTATGCATGCAAAGCGGTTACGGGTTACAGATGGGACATCAGGCAGTTATGTGAGGCAGGCACAATAGATGGCAGCATTGTCACCATTGTCATCGTCCTTATCTTACACATGACTTCCTTGATGCCCAGAGTACTTAGTTTAGACTAGCTGATAAGTGGAGGACCAGGGCCCAGGACAGGACTTCTGAGGTATCCCTTGCAATGTCCCCTCTGAAGGCCTGATATGGTTCAAGATCAGAGGTACATCCTAGTTTGCTGCAAACcaacacagctagtaattccaggtcctgagtgagaacggcGCGGAATAagaaataaactaagaaataaactcaaagagaaaaaggatgggattgagaggcctctgcaatgcctttagcttgcaagagagcatctccacccccaaaccactttatttatagagcagagtaacgtcattagcaaatcaaagagactTTTTAAACatagtcacatttccaaggcaacccaagaattctcccaagtgcagaaaaccctccaccctgcataacatcttaacttcataaaACGAAGAATAAAAAAACCGCTTCCAGGCTCTCCGAGGGACATGGAGGATAGGACCAGTAGGAACACTCCAGCATCACAGCTGACATGGAAGTGTGGAGGAAAACTTAacctttagcaacttaagcaagcaagtgaggtgggcggttgggcagactgtcagcttactgccagtcccctaCTCTGCTGTCTCCCCAAGATCTAAaccgcaaggaccctgtcagcttgcagtcccCAACACTAGTTCACAAGTGTCAGCTGTTCCAAATGGTCTTTGCtgggtcagagaaagaaaaatcctaGTAGCAGCAGTCAGGCAGCAGGTAGAAGAGACTCTCCCCAAGCCACACACCAGCCACAGAGCTGGGCCATACATTTGTGTCCAGGATGGTGGCCCCTTCCAGGTGGCTGGCTGCACTCAGAGTTTTGTCCTCCTGAGCTCAGCCTGCTCCAGGCTAGGCAGTGGGACACCCCAGTGGAGGAGcacagggcacatgtgagaagacCGTGAACTTGAACTTGCTGGCTGATGCAGGAGGCAGCGTGGAACGCCCATGGCTTTGGAGGTGCACTCCGGAATTCCAATTTGGCAGCCGCTTAGGTTAACAATAATCATCTGAAAGACTCTGAAGATGTAGGAGAAAATGCTGGTTAAGTGGCCAGCTCAGAGTTGGTGTCTAAAAATGGGGAGGtccctctatcccaggggtccccaaactacggcccgcgggccacatgcggcccccgccgcacttccggaaggggcacctctttcattggtggtcagtgagaggagcatagttcccattgaaatactggtcagtttgttgatttaaatttacttgttctttattttaaatattgtatttgttcctgttttgtttttttactttaaaacaagatatgtgcagtgtgcatagggatttgttcatagttgttgtttttttatagtctggccctccaacggtctgagggacagtgaactggcccctgtgtaaaaagtttggggacccctgctctatctccTTCCCTGTATCCCTCCTGATTTCAACTCAGCAAGGATTGACTGCTTCTCTATGCCAGTGTGAAAAAATAGAATAGTTGAATTTAAgagcacatatataatataaaatgaaactaCAAGATACTGGATAAGAAAAGTCAAAGAGCTAACACTCAGATAACTAGTGGTcaaggggaaagaagagagacaccCATATAATAATTGAGAGGAGAACTATCTGAAAGAATACTGGAGcccaatctttcagggttcaagAAGGCCAGCATGGCAGGAATGGCACAGCACGGGCAGGCGTGGGGAAGGTAGGGAGAGGCGGGCGAGGCTGGCTTGGCTGGGTTTTAGGGCCTGTTGAagagttttttatttgttgttgacaATCAATAACCTAAAATTCTATTTCAATAGGCTAGAATGAAACAGCAAATTAAACTCAAAGAAAGCAGATAAGCTAAAGATAAtagcagaaatgaatgaatagaCAAAACATCAACACAGCTATATGAGCACTGgaagctgcttctttgaaaagatgagtAAAATCAGTAAGCCCCATAAAACagatcagggaaaaaaaaagagggagagaaaaaacacaaatgaccgatatcaggaaagaaaaaaaacattacttCACATCCTCCTGCATTAAAACAGACAATGCGAAGACACTAGGGAGAATTTTCTGATAATATATTTGACAACTTCGATAAAGAGGGAAAGTTTCTTAAAAATCATGACTTTGCAAAAGTGAGGCAAGCaataatagaaaatctgaataatcTGTACATgtcaaagaaattaaatgtatGGTTTGAAATCTTCCTACAGAGAAACCACAGATGGCTTCACTAATGAATTTCACCAAACATTTGAGGAAGAAATAACACCAGTTTTTTTATACAAAGTGTTCCAGAGAGTCATAGAAAAGGGAATACTTCCCAGCACATTTTTGGAGGTCACATCTAACTATGACATTGTAAGAAGGGGAAATTTCAGGACACTGTCTCACATCATTATGAAAATCCTGAGACAATCCAATTATTTATGAAAATGATCACGACCAAGAGGTCATTTTTCCCCTCAGGGAAAATAcaggtttatttaaaataagaatcaatcaatgtatTTCACCAAATTAATAGAATATTAGAGGAAAGCTATTTGATCACTTCAAGAGATaaggaaaaagcattcaataaaatttaaattcatatatGATGAAGACACTCAGAaactaggggaaaaaaacaaacattatacCAGATAACTTACAACAGTAAGACTTCATTTCATATGAAATATATCTTGTATCTGTaaccaaattttttaattttcttttttattaaagagagagagacagagaaacagaaactttGATCTGTTAcagtatgagccctgactggggatggaacccacatcCTCTgagcattgggatgatgctctaaaccagtggtaatcaacctggtccctaccacccactagtgggcgttccagctttcatggtgggtggtagcggagcaaccaaagtataaataaaaagatagatttaactatagtaagttgttttataaagatttattctgtcaaacttagcgagaatctgacataaagtacttggtaagtaattattatatgctttcacttgctgtaattctgctttataaattttataaagtaaagttacttccctacttttgaaatcaccattactgtagaaccggtgggtggttagaaaattttactactaacagagatacaaaagtgggcggtaggtataaaaaggttgattacccctgctctaaaccaaccgagctatccggccagggctgtaaccAAACTTCTAACAGTAAAGGGATACTCAGACTCCAACATAAACCATTTTTCTCTTTAGGGAGAAGGATGGCGGTGAAAGCAGAGCTCACTTTGAGGCACTGTCCTCACAAAATGTAGTCTGTGCTGGAGGTACGCAGGGAGTGCTGATTGGAGAAGGATAATCGCTCCCTGCCTTCCATGTGGACCGGTCTCCCTAAGAAGAGGGAGATGTGGTTGCAAAGTTTCTGAAATATTTCAGACAGGTGTTTCTTGAACTTCTCACCCATGAAAGCATAGATAATAGGGTTCACACAGCAGTGAGTGAAGGAAATGATTTCTGTGACGTGGGTGGCATAGGTCAGCTGCTGGCTCATGACACACCCATCCAGGATCTGCAGGCTGTGCAGGGAAGTGAGGAAGAGGACCACATTGAAGGGGACCCAGAAGAGTAAAGATGCGATGACCACAAGGACCACCAGCTTGATGGCCTTGGTCTTGTTGCGGTTCTGGCTCCTCTTCAGCTGGTGCAGGATGCTAACGTAGCAGAACAGAAGGATGGTGAAGGGGATCAACAGGCCTAAGATATTCATTTCAAAGTGGGTGAAGAGCTTCCACTTTAAAGTCTGGTGGTTGTAAGACAAATAACACTGGAGGATGCCATCTTCAGAGGCCACTTGGTAAAAAACCAGCAGTGGGCTGGTGGCTATGACTGCGGTCAGCCATACTGCCAGGCTCAGGGCTGTGCCCATTCTGGCTGTCCTCACTTTCATGGCGTAGACAGCATGGACAATTGCCAGGTACCTGTCCACGCTCATGAGGGTGATAAAGAACATGCTGCTAAAGAAGCCAATGTAATAAAAGCCCGAGACCACCTTGCACAGGGCAGTCCCAAACACCCACTCGTAGAGCTGATAGTGAGTctgaaaggggaaggagaagacgAAAAGCAGGTCGGAGAGGGCCAGGTTCAAGAGGTAGATGTCTGTGATGCTCCTCAACTTCTTGCAGATGACAAGGACCAGGATGACCAGGCTGTTTCCCAGAAGACCGAAGACAAACAGGAGGCAGTAAAAGATGGCAAGAAGTAACTTGCTTTCTCTCTGGTTAAGTTCCCCATCGCAGGGGCTTGAGAGGGTGTCAGGGTAGTAGTAGTCAGTTACTGTCGCGTTGGGCTCGAGCGTATAATCCATCAAGGCAGGAAGACGTGGTCACAGAGGCACCTAAGAgacattcatttcttaaaaatatttttatttaaacgtATGAACTGAATGTGTCTTCCATCCCCCAActgatatgttgaagtcctaatgcCTTATTATGGACTAAAAGCTCTCAGCTTTCtccccaaaattcaaaatgaatcctAGCTCAGGTCTCACCCACACCTGATTTTGAAGATGTCTAGATGAAGCTTTTGATTCATAATTGACCCTGACATGGGTtaagactggggtgggggtggggtgggatggagtGAATGTATTATGCATGTGAGAAGAACATGAGTTTTGGGAGGCCAGAAGGCAGAATAATTATGAACTGAATCGTGTCCACCATCCTATTTCAGATATTGAAGCC
It includes:
- the CCR8 gene encoding C-C chemokine receptor type 8, translated to MDYTLEPNATVTDYYYPDTLSSPCDGELNQRESKLLLAIFYCLLFVFGLLGNSLVILVLVICKKLRSITDIYLLNLALSDLLFVFSFPFQTHYQLYEWVFGTALCKVVSGFYYIGFFSSMFFITLMSVDRYLAIVHAVYAMKVRTARMGTALSLAVWLTAVIATSPLLVFYQVASEDGILQCYLSYNHQTLKWKLFTHFEMNILGLLIPFTILLFCYVSILHQLKRSQNRNKTKAIKLVVLVVIASLLFWVPFNVVLFLTSLHSLQILDGCVMSQQLTYATHVTEIISFTHCCVNPIIYAFMGEKFKKHLSEIFQKLCNHISLFLGRPVHMEGRERLSFSNQHSLRTSSTDYIL